Part of the Drosophila pseudoobscura strain MV-25-SWS-2005 chromosome 2, UCI_Dpse_MV25, whole genome shotgun sequence genome, CCATCGGGTGGAGAGGCCATAAATAAGGCGCGCGTTCAGCGCCAAAGATTCCAGGAAACCCCCAACCGAATACGTTCCGCTATTCgccccacacccacagcccCAAAGAAAGAGTGAAACTGTGACGGGTCTGACGCATCCCATGATCTGGCTCCCCCTCCGATTCTCGGTAGCTTGGCAATTGCCCGCGCGCGTACTCTATGGGCATATTAATTGCCATCCATCCTCTGGGTTATTCCAAGAGGcagggccgggccgggccatTGTCTGCTTCAATTTGGGTAAATGCAAATGCTGAACGCGTTCAGCTTGATATTTTCGCAGAATTAATATTTAAGGCGATCCACGATCCAACTCTGGACATGGCAATTGGGTATTCAATTGTATCACTTTGGGGGTAAATGCAGCACAGTGCCGAACACTGTTCCAATTATTCATAATTTCGTCATGAATATAGGGCCAATGTTTACAAGACACTCTTGTGGccagataaataaatattcataacAATGACACAAGTATTTTATCTGTTTAAATGAGTCTTTGAATGCTCTTCGATTTTTAAAGTTCTACCCTTTCTTATGGGTGTTCAAATTGGGGTCTATCTAGAGCCTCCCTCCCAAATCGCAAAAGCGAAAAGTTCAAgggagaatgcaaaaacaaaatacatgtgGTGTGCAGGAGGAGTGTTTTGACGATAGGGATTGTTTCTAGAAGTACCCACACTCAGGGGAAAATGGCATTGTAAAAagaattaaattttaattaaattaaattaaatcaaattaaatatgttcaatatatttatgacaaattttgcatatttaatattaatataagatacttaaaagtaaatatatatttgtgggaaatatatttacttgAAGTATACAATTTCAGGacttttttctctgggtgtatCTGCAATAGATATATCTATTCGTACAATTCGTACTTGAGTATCCaaatctctgtctctgtttcgaTCACCCCGGCATAGCCCCTGTactgcatatgtacatatattcctcGACTATTTCAATAGTTATTCCTCCTCTAAAATCGCAATAACCCTGTCAACCCcacagcggcggcggccatAAGGTTGAGGTCGTCGGCAACATCCGTTCTGGCGAGAGTGCTTtcaaatgtaaacaaatgtaaaaaaaaagtatgCAAAACAATGCAGAAACAGCACCCCTCACAGAACGTTTGTTGCCAAATAGTGGAAAAGGTCTTGCCGCTCGCCCGCCCGCCGTCCTTGCCCCACCAGCAGCGTCCAGTACTGTTTTTCTGCTATTTTCTCCAGTTCTTCAATCCACACGGAGgctatatttaaacatttcgCCATTCAGCAGCCATTCAAAATTTACCAGGCGCCCCCGTTAATTGTTTTTCTAGAGATGTGGCTATAGCTGGTGCAAAGACCGAAACGAAACCgaccaaaaataaacaatttgaataaaaatgaaaaattttcGTATAATTTGTTCTATAGTTCGGTGTTCTCCACCGGATTTGGCCAGACCCATTTACATTTCACACTCGTTCGTGCACTTTTCTTCAATTTACATAGAATCCGAACGTCATcattggatgtggatgtggatgtggatgtagACACCCTTTCAGATGTTGTCATGTTGCCGTATTTCGCACCCAGCTTGATGGACTTTTAATAGCAACaatttgtggcttttgttttgccttcGAACTAAGTTCTATTGCAAATTTAGTAGCGGGTTCAAAACAATTATATTCAATGATGTTTCTATGGGAATTAGGCAGGCaggaaattgaagaaaattGGACAGGAAAAGAATCTAGAATCGATCACAGAAAGATCACAGACAGAGAGGTCAATACACCCGGTTCTGATAGTACCTCGTCGAAAGATGTTGACTCGCTGTGCAAATTTCCTATAAGCGAAAGGACTCTGCTGTTTTTAATCACaagaacagaaaacaaaagattAAACTCTACTAGATAAATTATCACTGATGTCGATAATTTATCGCTCAGTTAGTGtttaaaatcgtttaaaagTCCGCTACTACTTGGAATACATTCAGATGAATCATTCTCTTTATCTTTCTCTCTTCACCTTTACCAGTGTGGCTTAACAGAgaagctctccctctctattcAGATCTATTGAAACTTGAAATGAAACAAGACTTGTACATAAAGTTTTTCATAGAGATATGGTTATAGATGTCTATATAGCAATTGAATACCGGGTAACTTACTGTCGAGGCACGTGTGCCGCAACTCCAACGTTCCCACTGGTATTTTTGAACTGCATTGAAAATTAACAGACAGTCTGACGGAACCTACATCATCGTCGAATATGATTGTGAGAATGATAATGGAACTGAGGCTGGATGATGAGGCCACATTTCGTTTGAACCCTTTTCTATAAAGAGATGAGACTCTTTCTTAAGTAATCATCTGCCTTACTGGACTCTTCTGTTCTTCAGTAGATACCTACCTACCTTTGGTCAAACGAATGAAATATAGTATGTCTTTGTTCTGTGAGGGTCTTCAGTAATATTTACTTATAACTTTTGGGGATCTTCTTCTAAAGTCTGAACCAAGCCTCAAATCAGTGACTGAAATACCCAAGTCCCAAAATATGACAAACAGTTGACGATATTTGCTCATTTGATGTCCATTTTGGTGTACGTGCTTTTTCgcaagtttttgttttcgtatGTAAGTGAAAAGTATTTGGAGCCATTCTAGGAATCCGACCGAACCCCAACCGAAAATAGATTTTCAGAATAGACAGCGAAATCAGTGAGATCCAAGGATGAAACTCGCATTACGTATTCTATTCGGACACCGAGTGGTATGCCACGCACATTCATTTACATGATCTTGATCTACTCTTTCAGCCCTGGCCTTTGTTCAGTGCACCCTGGCACGGCCCGgtacggctgctgctgctacggctgctggttttttttttcgccatAAAAAGCTTTACCAAAAAATAACATCAACAATCGCCAGCCAGGCTCTCATAAGCGGTGCCTTTTATTtcagccacagagagagagagaaaaaacctaatttctgttgctgtttcagtttttgtttggaaTATTAAAATCCAATTTGTTTATGCCTCGCCAGTTTTTACGATGACCGACCCCACAGTTCCAGGCCCTGCCGGCTGCCCCTTGAGGGTGCAAGATCTATGTCTataactataaaaaaaaagagtatacTTGGGAAAGTTTTGGGGCTAAAGCTATAACATTTTTGAAGTGAGAATTCCCCAAACGGGTAATTGCTTTTTCCATCTAATGAAAGTTCTAGTTGTGCTGTGCACTTGGGGAACGAATGCAGGGTCCAACCAAATAATGATGTTAAGTTTAATGAAGCCATGTCTTAGGTTAAATTCCTTTCGAATGGTCTTTGGAATTTCAAGTTCTGACTTATTCTAATTGGATGTTGTGCGCGTGTTTTTCATGGTTTGGATTAATATTTGTTGGAGTTTCATTTCATTGAGCCACGGAATTTTCATAAGAGTTCCCTGGGTGCTCCTTGGGCTCTTAAAAGGCTACCAAGGCTCCACTTCTTTCCCTTCTTCGGCGCCCAGACATTTCCCTCTCACTCACCAACGGCAAGGACCCACGTTTGAAGTCTCCTTCTATCTCTCTTCTAACTCCTACTATCCTCTCTCAAGTCTTTCTTAGAACTACAGCATGGGTGGATCTCAATCcaccaataaaaacaaaaaaactctTATTAAAAAAACCCGAATCGATCAGCGATGCGCCTACGAAGCCCTGGATGTTGTTATTGAATTCGTGGGACCGAGTCTCCTGTCGAAAAGAATACCTGTGACAAGGCACTTACCTAAAGAAAAGCGAAGAGTATACACTAGAGGCCTACATGTATCCACAGTATTCATAAAATCCCTGCTTTCGATCACTACAAATTATTCCTTCAATAATATTCGTATTGCCCCGAATCTCGGTGGATAAAAATCAGCAGTCTCTGAAAGGAAAGAACATGTATTATTCATAAAATTAAAGAACTGGTTTATCCCCCACAGAGAATAAATAGTTTGGAGttgtttaaaaacaaatacccTTACAAATTGAATCGAATTACCATTGAATCTATCGTTCTCTAGTGGATTCTGTTTTTAAGAGTCTCTCTCTTAAGCACTCCAAGTACTCCAAAGGCATGCCTCTTTGGTCTCTTGAGTGCTGATATTGTTTATGGCCTAAAAGGCTTCGGATTACACAATCCAAAGTCAAAGCCGAAGCCGAGttgtagccaaaagccaaagccattGCCTGATACTCGTAAATCCCATAGCACTCTGGAAGCCAAGCCCCATGGCATCTGCCAAAGTGgcattcatttgatttattttccattttttgtgtgtgtatttctCCGCCTGAAAACATTGTTTATGGCTGCAAGATAGGCACCTCACACCCAGATACCACATACTCGTGCATATGTGGGATATGCGCCGGCGCACAGAGAGATCCCACAGAGATCTGGACAGactttgaatatttatggGGCATTGCCTAACGGCGGCAGGCCCGCCTGGAAGGACAATTGTATATGCGGGGCACGTGGTGGTCGAGAGCGATCGTTAAGCCACGCCAACTGATGGCTTAATTGGAACCAGAGCgaagcggagcggagcggcggCATGCGGAACTCGGTCTGGGCCTCGGTCTGGGCTTAAGCCATCAATCATGGATTCCCCTTAACACCTGACTGTAATGGGATAAACTGGCGTAGAGAGGCATTCCACATCGTCAAGGACGACCGACGCTGAAATCCGCTTAGTGTAATAACAAGTTTTGTACCCTTTCTTATAGAGAACGCACATAAATGTCTTACAGAAGGTCCCAAAAACAGATAAGGAAATGTTTCCGCAATTAAATCCGATCTTGATTTACGGGGTGCTCTGTGATTTATTCTTCAGCCAACAAGATTCCACGACTTAGGCTCAAAaccgagaatgcaaaaacaaaatacaccTCGCGCTGGGATATCGCCATGCATTGTCCCATTTTTTGCCCATTTCTAGGGAAGCTCTACTTTGCCTGTTCTAAAGATCTATCTTGTATCTCTCCTCCAGTATTGAAGGCTGTTCGAAGAGCATTTGTTCTTTGATTCATAGAACTGAAATTCCGGAAACTTAACTTAATATTTTATgtaaaattatttgttttgaaattaTGGGTATGTGTATTGTAAACTTCTtagaacaaataaaaaacctATACGTACTGTGACAATTTGATAATAAAATGGAAACCTTTGGGTTAGGGTATCTCGCAAATGGAGCCTCGTTCTTGCTGGTTTCGTTGCAAGCCGCTTAGAGGTCGTAATTATCGCCtgagcttcagcttcagcctccACTTCaacctcagcctcagcctgtGCCTGGGTCCTGTGCctcattttgtgtgtgtgcctggggCGCCTTTGAATGTGTCAACAGTTAAATCGATACGTTTCAGTTGTTTCAGTTAATTCCTTTGCCCTGTCCTGGGCTCCCCAGCTGCCCTTGTTGTTGGTGCCAACAAAAGTTGactggcctcctcctcctcctggctcGTGGAGCGGCCTTGGGGCCTGCCGGCTATAGAACATATTGTAGTTAAATAATGTGGAAAAACTCGATACTGACAGGCGGATTTCCCTCCGTTTTTTTCTCTCATATTTTATTCAACAGCCTGCCAAGATTGGCCAGATCTGGACCCGATTTGGATAGAGCTACTGCTTGCCCCGAAATGATTGGACGTTTGTTTCGCGCTCACGGGGAGTTCTGTGCCTCGCATCCCTGGGAGGTGATTGTCGCCCTGCTGACCATCACGGCCTGCATGCTGACGGTGGACAAGAACAACACCCTGGACACGAGCAGTGGCCTGGGCACAGCCACGGCCACTGCCACCGGTGCGGGTGCGGCTGCGTCGGCAGCTGCTGCGGGCGCAGCACCGGGCACAGCCATACCCATGGACATGCCGGCCTCCGCATCGGCCACCTCGAGCCGGCACAGGCCGTGCCATGGCTGGAGCCAGTCCTGCGACGGTCTCGAGGCGGAGTACAATGCCGCGGACGTCATCCTGATGACTGTCTTGCGGTGTACGGCTGTGCTCTATTGCTACTATCAGTTCTGCAGCCTCAACCGCATGGGATCCAAATATGTGTTAGGTGAGTATCACAGAAAAAAGATTACATCACATCCCGCATCTTGGGATGGGTTCCGCTCGGTTCCGCTTGGGGCATGGCACGTGTGTTGACCAAAGCGATTAGAATGCTGTGCCGTGcccaccaaaaaaagaaaactatttcGGCGGCCCCCAAAAATGTTTGGCCAATGTTTTAGAGGGGCACAGGCGGGGCTACCTGGCATTTCTCACGTGCCCTCTAAACGATTCGACCTCCGTTTCGGACACTGACTgtattttctgtgtgtttgggtTCCCTTTTACAGGCATTGCTGGTCTCTTCACGTTCTTCTCCAGCTTCATCTTTACGACGGCCATCATCAAGTTTCTGGGCAGCGATATATCCGATCTGAAGTGAGTAAAACCAAGCCAACAATCCCCTCGGATGGTGTTTTAAACCCTTTTATCTCTGCCCTTCAGGGATGCTCTGttcttcctgctgctggtcaTTGATCTGTCCAACTCTGGACGCCTGGCCCAGCTGGCGCTGTCCGGCAACAATCAGGCCGAGGTCACACAGAACATAGCCCGGGGACTGGAGCTGCTCGGGCCGGCCATCACGCTGGACACCATTGTGGAGGTCCTGCTGGTGGGCGTGGGTACGCTTTCGGGCGTACAGCGACTGGAGGTGCTCTGCATGTTTGCCGTGCTCTCGGTGCTGGTCAACTATGTGGTCTTCATGACCTTCTATCCGGCCTGCCTGTCGCTGATCTATGATCTGTCACGTACGGGCGTGGACATGTCCGTAGTGCGGGAGAAGGCCAAGGgttcgctgctgctgaaatCCCTCACCGAAGAAGAGCAGAAGGCCAATCCAGTGCTGCAGAGGGTCAAGCTGATCATGACCACGGGCCTGATGATCGTACACATCTACAGTCGCGTGGTCTTCTCCAGCAGCGACTACGATGCGGTGGACAAGACGCTCTCGCCTACGCTCAATCTGAATGTGAGCAATAACCGCACGGAGTCCGGGGAGATTACCGACATAATCATCAAGTAAGTCTTGCACTTTTACAGACCCATTTCCAGCCAGACATCTGATGGttcccctctcccctcctcCTGCGCTAGGTGGCTGACCATGAGTGCCGATCACATAGTCATTTCCATTGTTCTGATCGCTTTGGTGATCAAATTCATTTGCTTCGACAATCGCGACCCATTGCCGGATCAGCTGCGTCCGGCCAGCACAGTGGAGACCCAAACGACGCCCATGGATGAGCCGAAGAGCGAGGCGGCAGCTCCTCTGCCCGTGCGCGCGCCCCTTTTCACCATCGAAGAGCAGAGCTCGGCGAATGCGTCCACCCAAACAGAGCTGCTGCCCCTGATGCGACAGCGACTGGCGTCCCAGGTCAGCCACAGGCCAGTGCGTCCTGTGCAGGAGTGCCTGGACATATTGAACTCCACCGAAGAGGGTAATGGCCCCAGCGCCTTGAGCGACGATGAGATCATTGCCATGGTCCAGGCTGGAGGTCAGGCCGCTGTCCACTGCCCGCTGTACAAGATCGAATCAGTGCTGGATGATCTGGAGCGAGGAGTGCGCATCCGTCGTAGGATAATAGCGGGCCGGGCCAAGCTGGCCACTGAGCGGCTGGATATGCTGCCGTACCAGCACTTTGACTACCGCAGGGTCTTGAACGCCTGCTGCGAGAATGTCCTGGGGTATGTGCCCATACCCGTGGGCTATGCGGGTCCTTTGATCCTCGATGGCGAGAGCTACTACGTGCCCATGGCTACCACAGAGGGTGCCCTGGTGGCCTCCACCAACCGCGGCTGCAAGGCTCTGTCCGTGACTGGGGTGCGCTCTGTGGTCGAGGACGTGGGCATGACCCGTGCGCCGTGTGTGCGCTTCCCCAGCGTGGCCCGAGCGTCGGAGGCCAAGCTGTGGATCGAGGAGGAAACCAATTATAAGCTGATCAAGCTGGAATTCGATTCGACGTCCCGGTTTGGCCGCCTCAAGGACTGCCACATTGCCATGGATGGGCCCCAGCTGTACATCCGCTTTGTGGCCCTCACTGGCGATGCCATGGGCATGAACATGGTCTCCAAGGGGGCAGAAATGGCGCTCCGTCGCATCAAGCGACAGTTCCCGGATATGCAGATCATCTCGTTGAGCGGCAACTTTTGCTGCGACAAGAAACCCGCGGCCATCAACTGGATCAAGGGCAGGGGCAAGCGAGTGGTCACCGAGTGCACCATTTCGGCGGCCACCCTCCGGTCCGTGCTGAAGACGGACGCCAAAACCCTGGTGGAGTGCAACAAACTGAAGAACATGGGCGGCAGTGCGATGGCCGGCAGCATTGGTGGCAACAATGCGCATGCCGCCAATATGGTGACCGCCGTCTTCTTGGCCACCGGCCAGGATCCCGCCCAGAATGTGACCTCCAGCAACTGCTCCACGGCGATGGAGTGTTGGGTGGAGAACAACGAGGATCTGTACATGACCTGCACCATGCCGTCGCTGGAGGTGGGCACTGTGGGCGGCGGCACGGGGCTGCCAGGACAGAGTGCCTGCCTGGAGATGCTCGGTGTGCGCGGGGCACATCCCACGCATCCCGGGGACAATGCCAAGAAGCTGGCCCAGATCGTCTGCGCCACTGTGATGGCCGGGGAACTGAGTCTGATGGCCGCTTTGGTCAACAGCGATCTAGTCAAGAGTCACATGAGGCATAATCGGTAATAAAATATGACAAATAATTGACGTTGCCCCTTTTCTAAACTGTGTGCGTTCCGTTGCAGATCCTCCATAGCCGTGAGCAGCGCCAACAATCCTCTGAACGTGACCGTTTCCAGCTGCAGCACAATCAGCTAAGATTGGGTTCAGGACGGGCGACACGCCTCCTCCTACTCTCCTTGTACATTTCTCTCTAGGTGTtattacaaacaaaatatggtTAAATGTTTCCGCGTACGATGATGGCCAggtcaagcagcagcagcagcagggaagGAAGCCTTCTAGAGTCCGCTCGCCGTGCGCACTCTTCATTGTTATAGCCtactatatctatatctactTCCATTTAGATTGTATAATCATCATAAcgataataatatttttctaCCTATtataaatgaaagaaaaaccgGCGCAGCCATGAAAACCAAagacaatataaataataagatGCACAACGACAGAGAAGAACAATCACCTTTGTATGCCATGACGTTTTTTGCTAAATTTGAGATCAATCAAATCTAAAAAGAGAATAGAGTCTAGCTCTTAAGACGGGCTCAGGCGAGCGTTATGGGGCGTTATGCATCTTACTGTTCATATTGTCTCTGGCAAGAGGCTCCGCCGAGATCGGATCGTACTCCAGACAATGCGATGTCTtgtaagaaagaaaaaaagaagagtaTTCCTTAAGCGAAAAAGTAGTACGTAGGGTTTTTGAATAGTGGACTAAATCAAAAAACGAACCTTTAATTAGCGCGATTTATGAATGTTTTCTTCTCTACTCTCTTTTTTCGGTTTTAACACATTTTTATAAACGAAAAAAATCGTAAATCGTAATGGATAGAATGTCTTTTGTAGACGCAGCTTCActtcatttattttacttttacgttttattaataataattattaataaattattataattaatttataataattcaCTGCGTTTCTCATTCATTTAGTGGGGGgtgtttctgttctgttctccatttatatttcgaaaaaaaaaacacgtaaGCAAGCGGCGGTTAATTTTGATCAGTGGACGACGACTCCttggcctcggcctcggcatTGGCGGCGGCATCGGCATCTACGTCTTCGCTGGCCACTTCCATGGGCGGCACACAGACATCATCGCTGCTGTCGGGCTGCTGGACGAGCACCTTCTTGGGACTGGGCTCCATGCTGTCCGCCTCGGCAACGGCGGTGGCCGCTGGTGCTGATGACGAATCCTCATCGTCGTGTGTGGTCGATTCGGGCTGCAGGCTGGCGGCAACTTCAGAGGACACACCATTTTTCGTGTTCTCGACGGAGCATTCTTCGGGATGGATTAGCTTGCGGCGGGCAATGCGGTCGCCGAGAGACTTGTGCAGCTGGGCAATGTCCGCCGGACGGCCCATGGCAAGGAAGATCTTCAGGGATCCCGTGTTATCGATGGCAGTCAGACGCAGTGACTTGGGGCTGGCCCGTTCGGCCACCATGGCCGCCCAGACTTTGGTATTCAGCAACAGACGGAGGTTGCCCGAGGTACGGAAGACGACGCGCGAACAGTCACGTTCGCCCTTGACATCGTTCAGGCGCAGACTGCCTCGTCCACGCTCCTCCCAGTTGCTGTTGACCCAGGCGAACAGCTTGCAGCTGACATCGACAATATTCAGTTCGTCCTCCTCCCCAGTGAATGTCTCCACCTCCTCGTACTTGCGCTTCTGGGCGCGGCTTTCCTCGTACTCGCGCGCCACGTCTGTCAGGCTCTTGGCCTCTGATGCCTcagatttgttgttgttgctgctggagctggaggaggcagCC contains:
- the Hmgcr gene encoding 3-hydroxy-3-methylglutaryl-coenzyme A reductase, encoding MIGRLFRAHGEFCASHPWEVIVALLTITACMLTVDKNNTLDTSSGLGTATATATGAGAAASAAAAGAAPGTAIPMDMPASASATSSRHRPCHGWSQSCDGLEAEYNAADVILMTVLRCTAVLYCYYQFCSLNRMGSKYVLGIAGLFTFFSSFIFTTAIIKFLGSDISDLKDALFFLLLVIDLSNSGRLAQLALSGNNQAEVTQNIARGLELLGPAITLDTIVEVLLVGVGTLSGVQRLEVLCMFAVLSVLVNYVVFMTFYPACLSLIYDLSRTGVDMSVVREKAKGSLLLKSLTEEEQKANPVLQRVKLIMTTGLMIVHIYSRVVFSSSDYDAVDKTLSPTLNLNVSNNRTESGEITDIIIKWLTMSADHIVISIVLIALVIKFICFDNRDPLPDQLRPASTVETQTTPMDEPKSEAAAPLPVRAPLFTIEEQSSANASTQTELLPLMRQRLASQVSHRPVRPVQECLDILNSTEEGNGPSALSDDEIIAMVQAGGQAAVHCPLYKIESVLDDLERGVRIRRRIIAGRAKLATERLDMLPYQHFDYRRVLNACCENVLGYVPIPVGYAGPLILDGESYYVPMATTEGALVASTNRGCKALSVTGVRSVVEDVGMTRAPCVRFPSVARASEAKLWIEEETNYKLIKLEFDSTSRFGRLKDCHIAMDGPQLYIRFVALTGDAMGMNMVSKGAEMALRRIKRQFPDMQIISLSGNFCCDKKPAAINWIKGRGKRVVTECTISAATLRSVLKTDAKTLVECNKLKNMGGSAMAGSIGGNNAHAANMVTAVFLATGQDPAQNVTSSNCSTAMECWVENNEDLYMTCTMPSLEVGTVGGGTGLPGQSACLEMLGVRGAHPTHPGDNAKKLAQIVCATVMAGELSLMAALVNSDLVKSHMRHNRSSIAVSSANNPLNVTVSSCSTIS
- the RanBP3 gene encoding ran-binding protein 3, which gives rise to MSENNEASVESNCFRGGFTLKASRLGGAVLRPPVLGPSVLGSSAQTNSNNSSTSLAGNNEKSEDENISNNPFLREEKDEGNEDAGADATAVAAAAPTVAPESSSIEKAEQKDDDEVDERPDPLTKLRSNGIERSSMFGAAKTNMPHVQTTGYVFGQNVHERVVGVGDGHVAAAVPGSSSEKTNTDQDNVEAAAATSQSQQTQEPSSSSQLLFSSVIQKAAQSTDSSEAASSSSSSNNNKSEASEAKSLTDVAREYEESRAQKRKYEEVETFTGEEDELNIVDVSCKLFAWVNSNWEERGRGSLRLNDVKGERDCSRVVFRTSGNLRLLLNTKVWAAMVAERASPKSLRLTAIDNTGSLKIFLAMGRPADIAQLHKSLGDRIARRKLIHPEECSVENTKNGVSSEVAASLQPESTTHDDEDSSSAPAATAVAEADSMEPSPKKVLVQQPDSSDDVCVPPMEVASEDVDADAAANAEAEAKESSSTDQN